A window of Aquibium oceanicum genomic DNA:
CTTCCTGGCTCATGCCTGGGCCGTAGTCCCGAACCATGAAGTACGGATTGAAGGTCGACGGCGCCATCAGCTCGAAGGGGACGTCGTTCTTGTCGACCATCAGGTGGGCGTCGAAGGCGTTGGTCGAGATCTCGCGAACCGGCGCCAGGATCTTGTCGGAGTACATGCCGTTGATCACGGCGTGGAACGCCATGGCGTTCATCTCGAAGCCGAACTTGCGGGCCTCGCCGAAGCCCGAGGAGGTGAAGTCGTTGGCGAGAGAGGTATTCAGTTTCATGGGTCAGTGCCTTTCAGCCATCGGAACAGCCTCACGGCGCGCTCCCTTTCGTCAGACGGAAAGGAGGGGTTCGAGAGGTAGTGTCGGAGGGCTCTTTGGAGGGTTTTTCGTAGCATGGTGGCTCCTTTGGGAATTTCTTCCTAATTATGCACTTGACGTACCACGCCTGAAATGCGATAACACTCGCAAGAGGGGGCGAAGCCATGCCGAAGAAAAAGACAGAGCGGGAGATCGTTGAGGAGCTTCAACGCAAAGCCGACAACCAGCGCCCGATGCGTGTGGACTTCCAAGGCCAACCGGGACCATTCGAACTTCCCAAATGTGGTCCGCACGTTTCAGTTGGTGTGGGAGCCGGAGATACATTTGTCCTTGAACTGGAAACAGCAGAACAGTCCCAACTGATCCGTATTCCGATATCCGTTGAGGCTCTAAGCGGGCTTGAAAGCATGATCCTCCACATGCGCCAGAACTACGGCCTAGATCAGAAGAAGCACTAGCCATGATCAACATCACCAACGAGATTTACAACGACGAAGCCAAGGCCCGCGAGCACTTGGAGGCGATCCATTGGCCGAACGGTCCGGTTTGCCCGCATTGCCAGAACGCGGACGAGACCCGCATCAAGAAGATGGAAGGCAAGTCCACGCGCCCCGGCGTTTACAAGTGCAATGAGTGCCGCAAGCCGTTCTCCGTGACTGTCGGGACCGTCTTCGAGCGCTCGCATATCCCGCTGCACAAGTGGGTACTGGCCTCACACCTGATCGCAGCTTCGAAGAAGGGCATGTCCGCTCACCAGTTGTGGCGCATGCTTGGCTTTGGCTCCTACCGCACCGCTTGGTTCATGCTGCATCGCCTTCGCGAAGCCATGAAGGAAGACGTGAAGTCTTCTGGTCCCATTGGCGGCGAAGGCAAGACCGTGGAAGCCGATGAAACCTACATCGGCAAGCGTGAGACACCCCGCGTTTCAGCGCAGCGCAAGGGCCGTCCTTTTACGAAGGGCGGCAAGTCAGGCGGCGCACAGAAGCGTATCGTCGTCGGCCTCGTGGAGCGCGGTGGCAAGGCACGCATGTTCCACCTGAACGACGCCACGAAGGAAACCGTCCGTGACGTGCTGGTCCGCAATGCAGACCGCAAGTCCATCCTCTACACGGACGAAAGCCGCCTCTACACCGTCACTGGCGCCGAGTACGCGGGACACAAGACCGTCAAGCACTCCGCCAAGGAATACGCCCGCCGCGAGGGCGATGTTGTCATTCACTCCAATACGATTGAAAACGTGTTCTCTGTCTTCAAGCGCGGCATGGTCGGTGTCTATCAGCACTGCGGTGAGGCTCACCTACACCGCTATCTTGCCGAATTCGATTTCCGCTATAACCGCCGCATGGCGCTAGGCTTCAATGACGCGGATCGCGCCGAAGACCTGTTGCGCGGTGCGCGTGACAAGCGCCTGACCTATCGGCGGACTGGTGAGTCCGCGTACGCCTAAGCAGAAGGCGCGCGTATTGCTTCGCAAGAGAAGGAAGAA
This region includes:
- a CDS encoding IS1595 family transposase, encoding MINITNEIYNDEAKAREHLEAIHWPNGPVCPHCQNADETRIKKMEGKSTRPGVYKCNECRKPFSVTVGTVFERSHIPLHKWVLASHLIAASKKGMSAHQLWRMLGFGSYRTAWFMLHRLREAMKEDVKSSGPIGGEGKTVEADETYIGKRETPRVSAQRKGRPFTKGGKSGGAQKRIVVGLVERGGKARMFHLNDATKETVRDVLVRNADRKSILYTDESRLYTVTGAEYAGHKTVKHSAKEYARREGDVVIHSNTIENVFSVFKRGMVGVYQHCGEAHLHRYLAEFDFRYNRRMALGFNDADRAEDLLRGARDKRLTYRRTGESAYA